One window of Nicotiana tomentosiformis chromosome 11, ASM39032v3, whole genome shotgun sequence genomic DNA carries:
- the LOC104086156 gene encoding pentatricopeptide repeat-containing protein At3g14730, with translation MSQRTFLLNSLSIFKAKCQSSVSFSSTAYKSFDLKTCIVSLQSCANDKNLTGGKEVHCHMLRFGHLNSSPLPTTSLINMYSKCNSLSYALSVFYASPLGHNVFAYNAIIAGLIANDLPKRAFEFYCQMRVVGVVPDKFTFPCVLKTCCNVVDVKKIHSLVFKLGLEVDLFIGSALLHSYLMHGMVDFALDVFEELSEREDVVLWNAMINGYAQTGEFGSALMVFRWMIEDGVIPNRFTITGVLSALANYGEVYNGKVIHGFVIKKGFDLGVAISNALIDMYGKCRCVTAALEVFKTMVEKDIFSWNSVICVHEQCGDHDGTLRLFKRMLPAGVRPDLVTVTTTLPACAHLAALRHGREIHAYMIVNGVRKDADYREYDDTYIDNAILDMYAKCGSMREAQLIFDMMNYKDVASWNIMIKGYGMHGFGIKALELFSDMCKAELRPDDVTFVGVLSACSHSGLIKQGKEFLAQMQSKYGVVPSIEHYTSVIDMLGRAGQLEAAYELLLTMPIKANSVVWRAFLAACRLHGNSDLAEVAAKQVLDLEPEHCGSYVILSNIYGQTGRYEEVLEVRDTMRLQNVRKTPGCSWIELNNGVHVFITADKSHPEGNLIYAGLNSLTARLREHGYTPESDAFESSP, from the coding sequence ATGAGCCAAAGGACCTTTCTTTTGAACTCTTTGTCAATATTTAAAGCAAAGTGCCAATCTTCAGTCAGTTTTTCATCCACTGCTTACAAGTCTTTTGACCTCAAGACTTGCATTGTGTCACTTCAATCATGTGCCAATGACAAGAACCTCACAGGAGGGAAAGAAGTCCATTGCCACATGCTTAGATTTGGCCATTTAAATTCATCTCCACTGCCTACTACTAGCCTTATTAACATGTACTCGAAATGCAACTCGTTATCGTATGCGTTATCTGTGTTCTATGCTTCACCACTTGGTCATAATGTGTTTGCTTATAATGCTATTATAGCAGGGTTAATTGCCAATGACTTGCCTAAAAGAGCTTTTGAATTCTATTGCCAAATGAGGGTAGTTGGTGTCGTGCCTGATAAGTTCACTTTCCCTTGTGTGCTTAAGACTTGTTGTAATGTAGTAGATGTGAAAAAGATTCATTCGTTAGTTTTTAAACTTGGGTTAGAAGTTGATTTGTTCATTGGCAGTGCTTTGTTGCATAGTTATTTGATGCATGGGATGGTAGATTTTGCGTTAGATGTGTTTGAGGAGTTGTCGGAGAGGGAAGATGTTGTGCTTTGGAACGCCATGATCAATGGCTATGCTCAAACGGGTGAGTTTGGTAGTGCTTTGATGGTTTTTAGGTGGATGATTGAGGATGGGGTTATTCCCAACAGGTTTACTATAACGGGTGTACTTTCTGCTCTGGCAAATTATGGGGAAGTTTATAATGGGAAGGTGATTCACGGGTTTGTGATAAAGAAGGGGTTTGATTTGGGTGTTGCCATTTCGAATGCACTAATTGACATGTATGGTAAATGTCGCTGTGTTACTGCAGCTTTGGAGGTTTTTAAGACGATGGTGGAGAAGGATATATTTTCTTGGAACTCGGTAATTTGTGTGCATGAACAATGTGGTGATCACGATGGAACGTTGAGGCTTTTCAAAAGGATGTTGCCTGCTGGAGTTCGTCCGGATTTGGTGACTGTCACTACCACTCTTCCTGCTTGTGCTCATTTAGCCGCATTAAGGCACGGTAGGGAGATTCACGCGTACATGATTGTTAATGGTGTGAGGAAAGATGCTGATTACAGAGAATATGATGATACTTACATTGATAATGCAATTTTGGACATGTATGCAAAATGTGGAAGCATGCGTGAAGCTCAACTGATCTTTGATATGATGAATTACAAAGATGTAGCATCGTGGAATATTATGATTAAGGGGTATGGCATGCACGGATTTGGCATCAAGGCATTAGAATTGTTTTCTGATATGTGTAAGGCAGAATTGAGGCCTGATGATGTCACATTCGTTGGTGTGTTGTCGGCTTGTAGCCATTCTGGCCTAATAAAACAGGGTAAAGAATTTCTTGCACAAATGCAGTCGAAGTATGGCGTTGTGCCTTCTATTGAACATTACACCTCCGTGATTGACATGCTAGGTCGTGCCGGGCAGCTTGAAGCTGCTTATGAATTGTTATTAACAATGCCGATTAAGGCCAATTCTGTTGTATGGAGGGCATTCTTGGCTGCCTGCCGTCTCCACGGTAATTCTGATCTTGCTGAGGTTGCTGCAAAACAGGTGCTTGACCTTGAACCAGAACACTGTGGAAGTTATGTCATATTATCGAATATTTATGGACAGACTGGTCGCTATGAAGAGGTATTAGAGGTAAGAGACACAATGAGGCTACAAAATGTAAGGAAGACACCTGGTTGCAGCTGGATTGAACTTAATAATGGTGTCCATGTCTTTATTACTGCTGATAAGTCTCATCCGGAAGGGAACCTTATTTATGCTGGATTGAATTCCTTAACTGCTCGATTGCGTGAGCATGGTTATACACCAGAATCAGATGCCTTCGAGAGCAGTCCATGA